A region of the Microscilla marina ATCC 23134 genome:
TATTTGAAAGTGTAGATACTGAAAGGGTAAGATTTGGGGTGATTCCTATCGAAAACAACCGCCAGGGGTTTGTAGGTGAGTCCGTAGACATGTTTTATGACCTGGATGTGAAAATTGTGGCTGAGATAGTATTACCTATTCATCATACTTTTGCCAGTCGTTGCGATCAGTTGAGCGATATTAAATACATTTATTCTAAAGATGTAGCTTTTAAGCAGTGCCGCAAGTTTTTACGTGAGTATTTTGGTAATACAGACGTAGAAATTGTACCTGTAGATTCTACTTCGAAAGCTGCTCAAATGGCCATGGAGGTAGATAATAGTGCTGCGATATGCTCTGATGTCGCTGCCAAGATAAACAATGCGCCTATATTGTTTCATAACATAGAAGATACTTCTGATAATCAAACGCGTTTTTTGATTATCAGTAAAAACTTTACTAATAAAAAAAGTGGGGCAGACAAAACTACGGTTATTTTAAAGTTGCCTGACGTGGTAGGTAGCTTGGCCACTTTTTTACAGGATTTTAGAGATCATGGCATTAACCTGATTAAAATTGAAAATCGCCCCGAAAGAACTGATACTAACTTCAAAGCTTGGTTTTACCTTGATTTAGACGGGCATATCGAAGATGAGCATATATCAAAAGTATTGGATAAACACGG
Encoded here:
- the pheA gene encoding chorismate mutase; the encoded protein is MEKALDQLREQIDSVDNQLLALLNQRMSVVQKVGELKKSNNAIIYRPEREKSIIDRLEGLNDGLLTRGMIEAVFLEIFAASRNFELPERVGYLGPPGSFTHQAAEGRFGVTSEYIPLSNIQSVFESVDTERVRFGVIPIENNRQGFVGESVDMFYDLDVKIVAEIVLPIHHTFASRCDQLSDIKYIYSKDVAFKQCRKFLREYFGNTDVEIVPVDSTSKAAQMAMEVDNSAAICSDVAAKINNAPILFHNIEDTSDNQTRFLIISKNFTNKKSGADKTTVILKLPDVVGSLATFLQDFRDHGINLIKIENRPERTDTNFKAWFYLDLDGHIEDEHISKVLDKHGDKIKWLGSYVKLI